DNA sequence from the Pomacea canaliculata isolate SZHN2017 linkage group LG7, ASM307304v1, whole genome shotgun sequence genome:
ATTGACTGAcctaaaataattataatattggAATATATGTTATAATATTGGAACATGATTGCATTCTAATGCGACCGAACTTCTCTCGACAGTTACAGTATAAACAAACAGTTTGTGTGTCTGATGGTCGTAGATGCTTTCCTTGATTTTAATGTAACTTTTTGTTGGTTCTTATTTGTCGGTTTTGAAATTTAGCTTTGATATTGCGAATAGTATGCTTGAATCTCATGTATGCTGTAATGACATTATCATAGGGTTGAATATATTAAAGATATGACATTttgtctctttatctctctctccaggGTGTTTGTCTTTTCGGGCCATAAAAGCAGAGCGGGTCTGTAGTAAGATAAATGTATGAATGACGGGTGGaggagaattttttaaaacttctttttaacCTGTGTATCTGGTTAAAAtaatctatctaatcctcttcgtgcatcgatgcacataaggcctcgaccagagtccgccactgatgtcgatcgCTGAAACCCGCTGCTAGGTTGACCCCATGTCagcctttcctttcatctcacTTTCCGCTACTGTCTTCTCCAAGTGTCCtgtgggcggcctcgttttcttcggccgtctggagtccatcgtagggcgactgtggagaggtctgctgtctgctggcggagcacatgtccaatccatcgccaacgtataaataaaaaataaaaaaactgtgcTTTTTGGCACGCTTTAATGAACTCTATTTCACTGCCTGCAGCAAACTTTAATCAACTGTGGAACTCTCAACCTATCAAAGATACTAGGTATTGTCAGATTAATAGCTCTGTCTTCGTGTGATGAGTATAGTTGCATGCCTGATCGTAGTGAGATTAGCAATTTGTCTGGTTAATTCCGACAAAAATAAGGACTCTAAGTTGGTAAGTAGTTTTTCAATCCTTATCCAAGATTATTTCTTAGAGAGACAAGTAGCCTTCAGTCACACGAGACTGATAAATAACAGGTCTAACTAAGAAAATGTCTGCTTTACAACATGGCCCACATTCATGTGCTATGCCGAGGGCAAAAACGACCAACTGCTTGTGAGTATTGCCAGAAGGCTACAACAAAAACACTACAGAAAAATAGCGGATTCTTTGCACGACATTCAAAGCGATTTGAGTTTGGAACCCTTTTTGAATAAAAGTACAGGCCCACCTGTCCTAGTTACTCGTTGCCTTCCAGGCTGTGTCAACTGGGGGGACTTTCTTTCCACTATATGGGGAACGAACGCGCTTGCCTCAATCACAACGTCCGGATAAGGCATCACTCTTCCTTTACCACTTTGTTTCGGCATATCTCGCTTCCTCTCGCGATATTATCAAGCGTACACAGGATTGTTACACTCTACAACACACTCTTACAACACGcgtgcaatatatatatacatatctttgACCTTCTCGTAAAGAGGCGATGACCTTAAATTCGTCAATAAAAGTTCTTGATTTTCGCTCGAAACTTCATGCTTCCTCAgttaattaagaaaacaaagccAGCAGGCGCGTGCAATTATGGACAACTTTCCACTTAAAAGGCAGGCTTGAAATAAGAActcgaaaaagaaaaacttttgccTAAGATATTTATTCGCACTGATTCTATATGCTGCAATTGGCTAAAAATTGTATTCCGCACAGTGTAGTATCTCACCTGCTCGTCCGATAAAGAAACCATTGATGTTTCCTGGAGTTCGGGTTACTTGAAATCGTTCGGATTGTACCCTATTTTCCATCATGAGGTGCTTGTCACATTTTAACTCTTCATTTAACAGTTGTTCTTCTTATCAAGGCTCACTCGTAAGAAaatttcttgtctgttttatacaaatttcttttcagtctattatatactttttaatatttagagTTGTAATTAATCCTATCTGGCTcagttttcaacaaaaaagtaaacgaaAATTTTTGACATAGTTGCAGTGACATGCATGGAAAGATGTGTTAAAGtattcatagaaaaaaaatatggaaagcTCAGCGGCAGGAAGACTAAGCGTCGTCACATTAAAATTATATCTAGTCTTTTGAAGATACTTTAAAcgataatataataaacatgaaaagTATTTACAGTTAactcaataaaaaaattagcaaattTTCCGTTAaaatataacacatttttttcaggaatagATAGTGCAGAAACTAACAATCAAGAAGTATCTAAATACTATTAtctaaactaaacaaaactttaCCAAATTACAATCTTGCTTAGAAATGTTCTGTTGCTTATAAAAATTGAATCTTTTCTAATCAGGTGCTCAGCTGCAACTACAACTAATGAATGGAACATCAACTTGGAATGGCCGCTTAGAAATATTACACAACGGAACATGGACCACAGTGTGTGGCgattattttggaaaagaagagGCACAGGTAGCCTGCAAAATAATGCTTGGTTTAGACAGGTGTGTGCCTTGTGAGGTCACAGAAGCATTCCACAGTATACCTTTAACATTGATTTATTCTTGGCATGAGAACCTATACTCATAAAGCATccacatgtttgtttgttatatcTTACCTTTCAATATTGTCATCAGTCGTCTTTTGAGGTAACTAAGATAAATACCAGGAGATGTTTAGACTGAGATAATTGAGGAGATTATTGATGCGACAAAAGCTGCATTGAAAATTTTTACTACAACCTCATGCTGCTTATTctcaaagaaaaggaatgcATTAAAATCAGAGTATAAGTCAGTGGGTGGGGGGGTGCTGTgcggtgggggaggggggggaggAGGCGCGGGAGAGAGTGGGGGGGGGTGGGGCGGGGAGGGAGGGGGGGGCGGGGGGTGGTGAGGGGCGGGAGGGTggtgtgagggggagggggcCTTCCCTGCggggggagtgggggaggggggggggggggggctcagttgggtgggggtggggggcgTTTTAAATTGTGAGCGGTCTCTAGTtgctaaaaacaaattaataaataaaaaacttacCATCTTTACATGGTTTGACGCTTATAAATCCgcaaacaacattttttctgtcataagGGGCGCACTAAAAGGCTTGGGTTCATTCCAAGGAGATAAACTATACCATTAGAGTGGGGTGAGGATAAGAGGATTGGTCGCGGGTGGTGggggtgtggggggggggggataggGCAGGTCCGGTTCTGCTCCATTTTAGCGATAGATTACGAAGATAAGAAACATGGGATAGGTAATTTTCTTTCTGACGGataggatattttttttttatatttagataTAGTTTTAATGGTTTGTCAGTGTCGTTTGgtgacttttctgttttttttgtgACGTGCTGGGTtgggcttttgtttgtttttttttttttgtgttttggtttttgtgtaTACACATagctaattttttattttttactgtaacatacaaaaagttatttgtatttttcaaaataaagtcatTTAATTTATCTCGCTAACAGTTCACGGGCCATGGCTGTGGAGTCAGGTCAGTACGGCGAAGGTTCAGGTCTGATCCTCTTTGGCAACGTCACGTGCACAGGGAAGGAGTCGAGTTTTAATGAGTGTCAACATGATGGATTTTACGAGCGTGACTGCAGACACAGTGATGATGTCGGTATCATCTGTAATATCAGTAAGAATAAAATCGTATATCTCATACCAATCCCCTAGTCATAATAATGTTTTTcgacatcttaaaaaaaataacacttacTGCATATGCTACTGACTCTCAATCTGACCAGGTAACATTAagtgggaaaagaaagaaagaacaatataTTATATAGAACTCAATTACTGAAATAatgagtttgtttttcttgagatATCAGTTTAAAATTTCTCTGTTAAAACCAAGTTTTTGTATTTGAATATATAACGATTTAACAAATAGAAttcaagatgtttaaaaaaaagcagagaatttGACGAACacaaaactgttgttgttgttgaacatGTTTTTGAAAGAACCATTACTACTTCGCTTGACGAGTGTTTTTGGAGACCGACCAGAGATAAACCGTGTTGAGATGGAACTCGAAACCCAGTGGAACTCACTTTGCATTACTCGGAATGCTGCCAAGGTTTTCTGTAGACAGCTCGGCTTATCACAGTAAGTAGTTAagactaaaaatatttgatttagatatttatatatCCACCAATCCATCGCTTTATAAACCAATCCATCTACATCCCCTAATACACAATTAGAAAACATCATAAACGACACTGGGACAAACATTAAACTATATCTAATATAAAATCAAACATATCTATCTAAAGAAAAtccttttatttgattttcagGCATGGTGCATTGTATACGAATGTATCAATGCAGAAGGAAATTTTATctgaacacaacaaacactctAAACTGGAGATAAAGTTTCTCTGCCTTGGGAATGAGACAAGCCTGATTTGGAGTGCGACCGGCGAATTTATGGACAGAAGAAAGATGTCGTTTGCGGATTGAATTTCCTCCCAGTATATGAATAACTGTAATGAgtgtaagatttttttcacaaattaaagGTTTGCCAGATATgaccttatttttttctttacagaatgtttcttttaagTTGGCTATTGTCTAATGTGCTTATTAAAGATGCATACACATGCTAATTGAATTCTTTGCCATGTTTTTGCTAGCCTCTTGTTATAATTTTCACTAACAAATATTTAGCTTCGATTTTATTTGAGAGCGCCTGATGAGTAACGAATTTTATCAGCAactaaaaaaatctcatttactgttaaatatttttcaaaagtttaagCCGCTATAAACGGACAATTGCACTTCACAGTACCTAAACAGTTATACTCGCAAATAATTTACACTGTTGctaaacagaaagcaaaactaACCgccgaaacacacacacaaaggctcACCAGAGAGATTGTTATCTCAGTGACACACTGTTTAAAGTAATTGATGTGCATTTGTTTAGTTTCTATAGAGTTTGGGTGGGAACCCTTTAAATAAActctctctttaaatacatacGGCTGGCATTGAGATTCTTTTACTAGACTGAAGCATATCATGAaaagtattaattaaaatgttttatttatattgtaagttttttttaactatgattATGCTGTAATTACAACACTTGATTACAATTTGACCATATGCATTGTGATgaaaatttgttattgttttcattaagCCTTACCTTATCTTCGCATCCTGTATAATGAGACTTCATTCCCGCCACTTGATGGATCAAATATAACTCTAGAATGTGAGATCACACAGTCCGGGGAATCAGAAGTTACCTACCTGTGGTTTGAGTATTCCAGGAGACATGTTCCAAGCGCTATCATGGGAAAGTACCTAATTATTTAATTGTTACTGGAGACCATCATGGACTCGAGTGTACTGTGGTTGCAGCAACTATTGGTACAATGGTCTCCGATATAATATCGCAAGTGACACAATGATAATGACAGTTTGCTGTAAGTACTGgctaaattttttctttaattttaaattgtgtgCTACTAATATTTTCTGTCTGAATCGTCTGCAATGATATCTTACCTGCATGAAATGCTTTATCTTCTATGTTTAGCACTCTTTAATACTGCTTAAGCTCAGTTTTAAATTACTAGGATAAACATTTCGGAATCTCAATATTTTACAGTTGTCACTTTACTATTTACATTTAAAGTTCACGGAAAATTAatcagatttattatttatgttgatAGGTGCCCCGTCGATAAGCATGAATGATCAAGTACCGCCATCTGTGTATATCCATGACGACAAAGGTTATCtaaattttgaaatgacagCCTATCCCATCCCTCAAATAACATCCACGATGTACCTTGGTCCAGTTCTGACTGATGGTGTCAAAGGTGAAGATACAAGCAACACGACATATGTAATATGTGCTGATGACGGGCTGGCTCGTCCATCAGTGTCGTGTAACATCACTGTCTCTAACATATCACAAGCTGCTGATGGCTTCTACAAAATCGTTTTCGACAACAAACTTGGGGAACTGCCTTTTATATTCACAGTCAAGCGTCAAGGTGTGTAGTAGTTGACCAAACAAGTTTGTTATTTAGAAGTATATTAACAAATTGTTTAAAACGCTCCTATAGTTGGTACAATTTggactaaattaaaaatgtccatcgataaaaaaaaatgtatactcTGTACAGATTCGTATTTTAGTAAAAGCTTTTCTTCTTGGAGTTATCTGGTGAAAATCTAGTACATTAGATTACTTAAGGTAATTTTACGAAGGGAGTGTAactttaaaagtaacaaaatttaCACTACTTAACGGAGTCATGATAATGGATTCATTTCTATATGTTTATTGGTGAAAACCACAAATGGTGCGGTCTCCGGCTATATTAAAAAATAGTCTTTCTTatgtctttaatttatttttgatgtctttttatatttactatatttctataaacatagaaaaacaatgaagcacttaaaattattgtcttttctCACTCTTACCTTACCTTAAACTCTCATTTACCTTAGAGCGCAGAGGAGAAATACCATCGGcatttttgttgacttttgtCGGCGCATTTGTTGTTGGCATTGTTATCTTCGCTTCTGTAACAGTCTACTGCGTCAGACGTTGGACAGGTAAGTTAATTAGGCTTGTGGTTTGATTACaatgtctgtgttgtcatttagGAACAAATTTCACAAGTTACTGGATATTTCAAACTCAGCTTTTATGCTTTTTAATCAACAATGGATCACAAGCGAAACAGGAAAACGAAAAAGTCCggtttaatttaaatatttcttgttgcCATTGTCGAGCAATACTCCGTTGACTTAAATTGGAACGGCAGCAAAAACTTCTATGTACAGAAGAAAATACACTTGTTGCTTAAAGGACTTCGACCTCTATACAGACTGTGGGCATCTTATGAACCAGTTTGGGTAAGTCATTAGCACTTTTGTCTCGTTCAAACTGTTTCGATTTGACAGCTCTAACTTTTTTGCTGGAAATTCCAATTAACAACTGTTTACTCCTCATGTATTTatcgtaaaaatatttttgcagccTCGATAATTgtaatttacatatatatatacacataacacacatgCTAATGAATACTGTCATGAATCAGCATGgtttaaggaaagaaaaacagggTCAAAGCtagtaagaaaaataatgaaggggCGATACCAGGTTTTGAGTTAGACAAAGGGGTAAGAATGGTTACCTCCCCTAGCATTAAATGAACCTGGGAATCGTGGCAACTTACCTAAAAGGGGGCCGCAGTCATCAGATCAGGGGTACGTCCGTTAATTGAAAGTACACTTAGCCCTGATAATagcgtttgttttctttgccatcGACTGGACACTGGTGGTAACTGAGGGAGTATTGACTACTGTTCCTGTGCATCTCTGGGGTCTTGGTCGTCTGGAGCCGGTGCCGGACCACTGTCGCCTGAGATCGCCACCGCATCTGTcgtccgttgcctggggcaaccagaGAGGTAGCGGTGCCAGTGAGCTAGGGACAGTGCGTTTGAAGACTCACTTCCACCGTCGTCGCCTGGGGCAACGGTGTTCAACCTGTGTTCTCCGCCAGTGGCGGCAGTAGTCTGCCAAGGAAATTCCCCGACTTTCCACCACTGCTTGTCGATGGGCAGCCTGTCGTGAGGACACATCCATTTTCCCAGCTTTGTCCAGAACTGGTGAAGTGCACGGTTTGGGGGAAATGTTCGTCGGACGCCGACTCAGAGCGCTGGGAGGAAAGtttacatgttttctttgtctaaACTTTAAAGAGACTGATGATAGATTGTGTATTCAGAGACCTATCTCTCTCTGACTCACTACTCTCTCATTCATTTTCCATGCTCTGTGGTGAAGCAGAAGAACTGGCAGATGAGCATCTTTATCATTTGGGTAAAAATCACTATTCATTTCGTTCCACTACAATACCCTCGCTGTCCATTTTAAAGGCATTTTATTGTTAGTGCTGTATTTACAATTTCCagtcttgatttttatttatcaagttGACGATCTTTACGCATAGTGAAGTTTGACATGGTGGACACGTAGTCTAGTGTTCATGGTctgtaattaattttaaaaacttgttttcttgtgtgtctagaacatgttttattgtgtacaGCCAGTAGACCTTCTAGGAAATGCTGTTGCTTTTTGCAGAAATGTGTTGTGATCACGAtatgctttgtttatttttatttttttttttttgtcgataGTAACACCCATAAGTTTGTGGCACTGTACTTACATCATTGGTAGAGTTTGGATATGAATACTATCAAATGGTGAGGCttgattttgtcttttctaTCTAGTGTTCAAACTCTTCTGGACCTCCCTCCCATTAAGATGTTTTTGCACTGTTTACAATGACACTAATGATATaacaagcacaacaaacacattCCGTCATGCCTTGGAGaatgtgaaattttatttttaggttcTTGCGTGTACAGTTTACATTAGGCGTATTATTCCTTTAAGGCCTGCAGTTCGTCAACAAAACCTTTCCAAATCtgaaaatatgataataaaagaATTTCTGACCAAAAACGTTAGCTACCTTGAAGTACTGTTAAACATTACTACCATCGAGTAAACAATTACACTCTTAGTAATTTACTATTATGATACAAATTCCACACTACAAcattgatgataaaaatgttaaaatgtataataataattagtatatatttttgttttgtataaaatCTGTCTGCACTGGTGTCGTTTTCCGCGTAAGCCACAAAAATTAAAGCATGTTCAACTAAAtgcaagaataataaaaatggcGAAATAAACCCACCAATGTTAATGTTTTAGTATTTATGGTAAGCTGATCAAACATGTTTTCAGTCTTCTAATGGTAACTAGACTCGTGCTTAACACACATGTCAcgaatgttttctcttttttatcaaCATATCTCTCTACCCAGTAACCCGTCTGTTATCTATAAAAGAATGATCTTACTCCCACGCTGTTCATTTCGTACTCTTCAGGTGAGATTTCTCCATCAtctgaaaatatacatgtacagtaTTAACAGTTAAGCGAGAAAACTactaaaacaatttgtttacGTATTGACATCTAGTTGCTGATATTACAAATTTGGaattaaaacaatattgtaAAAAGTTGTTACACTCACTGTTCGTGTCCATCATCTCGTAAATGAAATGAATAACCGATTGGTCAATGACGTCATCTTCATTGCCGTCCAGTTTGTCGTAGTTGTTGTAGGCGGCCTGGACACCTGATGGAGTTAGCCCGACTGTAGGACTGGCCATGTACTCCAGAAGACTTACCTGTCCATCGTCTGCAAAAGAGATGTGAAAAAGGGGACAATATTTCTCGTGTTCGACCTTTAagtatgatatttattttatgctcGCATGTGACGTTTCCCTATCTCCTGTGATTTAGTAACGTAAAAAcgaataacaacaacaacagcaacaaccaactttattagtcccactGGGCAATTTAAATCGGAGTagtgctctgtttccaatatatatttttttttaaataaataaatagatcactcccatgcacacctacacatcacaagcacacacaccactaacagttcaatatactttttaaaagaaaattaaaaccatTTCCGAAAATCTTTGAGGGGAATACTCTACTTGAAGTGGATGTATCCGCACAGTTTGTAACTAATCCTATCTGTGAGAGTTCAGTAATTCTACTTGATTCTAAAGCAGCAGTTTATATACTATTGCAGCTAAATTAAAATACAtggaaaattaaattaaattaaattaaaatacatgGAATCGCATTCTTCATTTCTTGTCattaaaagactttaaaataaaccaGATTTGTGGTTATGAATATGTGTTTGGTTTAATTGACTTACAAAGTATTTGGTTTAAAGTATCTTGCACATTAATAGAACAATGAACTATTTAATTTACTAGTGTTCCTGCAATCTCTCAAGAGTGCTAACTCttatgtatgatgatgatgatgatgatgatgatgatgatgatgatggatgatgatgaaaaagtacaaaaattcGAATACATTGATTATCATAATTATAATCAcaataaaagaagcaaaatacaACCATTTGTGTCCATTTGGGTAAAAAAATCCATCGATTCGTTCAGCTGCAGAATACCGTTGCCGTCAAGATCGAGAGCTTTGAAGAGTGAGTTGCTGTCACTCGccctaaaaaaatattaaaaaatcatctttttaCTAAGGACGTCGACACTTTCTCTATAAGCATGAAGTCATAAAAGTCATGGACATACCATGGCCCCATAAAGTTAATTCTAATATCAATGCCACTTTGTAAGTGTAGGCATTCTTAGTAATATATGAGTGCGCGTGGTCGAGAGTGtgggtaaaatgttttttttttaaatgactctTACCCAAGAAAagcaggaagaagaaaacagaagatcAAAATCTTCATGATGAAACAGGCCTGTGAATCAGTCAATATAATAAATCAGTGTAATGATGCCCTTACTgattatatttctttcatttatagcttttttttatcGAATATGGCATTAACCGCTTAATCAATATCAAGCATATATTCTGCACCTACtgcttattaatttatttttgttggataAGCAATGTAagtctacattttaaaatgttagcaGATATGCACAAACGCATGCAGCACGCATGTATACATTTGTATTTGCAAACACTTTCACAGTTTAAAAGTGTATGATCTTATGTGATTACATATTAAAGGCTTAAATGTGGTTGAATGTACATCAGTCTAtggcaaataatttttaaatgtctgcaaAATGTCTAACACTCTGCCCTTCACATGTGAAATTTCAATCATTATGAGAACTCACTGCTTGCGTCAGAGAAGGAAGGTCAGATGATCAAACCTCGGTGTCTAGAATGAAGACAGGAGGAGAACATTTATACTCTGCCTCTCGATAATCAGATCAACAGGGATTAAACTTATCG
Encoded proteins:
- the LOC112569368 gene encoding uncharacterized protein LOC112569368, with product MKILIFCFLLPAFLGASDSNSLFKALDLDGNGILQLNESMDFFTQMDTNDDGQVSLLEYMASPTVGLTPSGVQAAYNNYDKLDGNEDDVIDQSVIHFIYEMMDTNNDGEISPEEYEMNSVGIWKGFVDELQALKE